The Zalophus californianus isolate mZalCal1 chromosome 7, mZalCal1.pri.v2, whole genome shotgun sequence genome includes a region encoding these proteins:
- the CALHM6 gene encoding calcium homeostasis modulator protein 6, giving the protein MDKIRTVLDLHLKHHSTLGYGLVTLLTAGGERLFSTVVFQCPCSATWNLPYGLVFLLVPALALFLLGYVLNARTWRLLTGCCARGARGARTGCCSAGLRGALVCAQLSAAAALAPLTWVSVALLGGAFYECAATGSAPLARRLCQDREPTCEAQLPLAPCHQAQASDAQDLLKELTAQSQVLGWSLIAVVIIFFLIFTSISRCLSPVSFLQLKFWKIYLEQEQQILKSQATEHATELAKENIKCFFECTHPKEYNTPSIEDWQRISSLYTFNPKEQYYSMLHKYVNRKEKSHSMRSNEGDAVIPVLGFVDTPGMNTAAEL; this is encoded by the exons ATGGATAAGATTCGGACGGTGCTAGACCTGCACCTCAAGCATCACAGCACGCTGGGCTACGGCCTGGTGACCCTCCTGACGGCGGGCGGGGAGCGCCTGTTCTCCACCGTCGTGTTCCAGTGTCCCTGCAGCGCCACCTGGAACCTGCCCTACGGCCTGGTCTTCCTGCTGGTGCCGGCGCTGGCCCTCTTCCTGCTGGGCTACGTGCTCAACGCGCGCACCTGGCGCCTGCTGACCGGCTGCTGCGCGCGCGGCGCCCGCGGCGCCCGCACCGGGTGCTGCAGCGCGGGGCTGCGGGGCGCGCTGGTGTGCGCGCAGCTCAGCGCCGCCGCCGCGCTCGCGCCGCTCACCTGGGTGTCCGTGGCGCTGCTCGGGGGCGCCTTCTACGAGTGCGCCGCCACCGGGAGCGCCCCCCTGGCGCGGCGCCTGTGCCAGGACCGCGAGCCCACCTGCGAGGCCCAGCTGCCGCTGGCGCCCTGCCACCAGGCCCAGGCGTCCGACGCGCAGGACCTGCTGAAGGAGCTCACGGCCCAGTCGCAG GTGCTGGGCTGGAGCCTGATAGCCGTTGTCATTatcttctttctgatttttacCTCTATCTCCCGATGCCTCTCTCCAGTTAGTTTCCTGCAGTTGAAATTCTGGAAAATCTATTTGGAACAGGAGCAGCAGATCCTTAAAAGTCAGGCCACAGAGCATGCAACAGAATTGgcaaaagagaatattaaatgtttttttgagTGCACACATCCAAAGGAATACAACACCCCCAGCATTGAAGACTGGCAGCGGATTTCATCACTATATACTTTCAATCCAAAGGAGCAGTACTACAGCATGTTGCACAAATATGTtaacaggaaagagaagagtcaTAGTATGAGATCTAACGAAGGAGATGCAGTGATTCCTGTTCTTGGCTTTGTAGATACACCTGGTATGAACACTGCTGCTGAGCTATGA
- the LOC113927871 gene encoding E3 ubiquitin-protein ligase RNF138-like, which yields MALSKSPLTSPTTAEELSAATSYTEDDFHCPVCQEVLKTPVRTAACQHVFWNSNRSETSTSDTTETYQENTSSSGHPTFKCPLCQESNFTRQRLLDHCNSNHLFQIVPVNLQLDEETQYQTAVEESFQVNI from the exons ATGGCTTTATCCAAATCTCCCTTAACCT cccccaccacggCCGAGGAGCTCTCCGCGGCCACGTCCTACACCGAAGATGATTTCCACTGCCCTGTCTGTCAGGAGGTGCTCAAAACGCCCGTGAGGACCGCGGCCTGTCAGCACGTTTTCT GGAACAGTAATAGGAGTGAAACATCTACATCTGATACCACAGAAACTTATCAGGAGAATACAAGTTCTTCTGGGCATCCTACCTTTAAGTGTCCCTTGTGTCAAGAATCAAATTTTACCAGACAGCGTTTACTGGATCACTGTAACAGTAATCACCTGTTTCAGATAGTTCCTGTGAATCTTCAGCTAGATGAGGAAACCCAGTATCAAACTGCTGTTGAAGAATCTTTTCAAGTAAACATCTGA